A single genomic interval of Musa acuminata AAA Group cultivar baxijiao chromosome BXJ3-4, Cavendish_Baxijiao_AAA, whole genome shotgun sequence harbors:
- the LOC135584142 gene encoding histone acetyltransferase MCC1-like: MLEPRGAHQPIIIYRPILPSDLEVLEEIHVALFPIRYERDFFLSVVQGHGIVSWAAVDVSRLDGGRDKLVGFVTTRLMSARESEISDLLRYNASRQDLMLVYILTLGVVENYRNHGIATSLVCEVIKYASSITNCRAVYLHVISYNLPAIHFYEKMSFACVRRLQKFYYINGQHYDSYLFVYYVNGGHSLCSPLNIVAAVAAYLRDLFKVLASKLWRKQEKHIPRYLKCKETSSLLVAQNRRILGADNSACQSV, encoded by the exons ATGTTGGAACCAAGAGGTGCTCATCAACCAATTATCATATATAGGCCAATACTACCTTCTGATCTTGAAGTCCTTGAGGAGATCCATGTAGCTTTATTTCCTATAAG GTATGAAAGAGACTTCTTCCTCAGTGTGGTGCAAGGACATGGAATAGTCTCTTGGGCTGCTGTTGATGTTAGCAGGTTGGATGGCGGCCGTGATAAACTAGTTGGATTCGTCACAACACGTCTTATGTCAGCAAGAGAAAGCGAG ATTTCAGATTTGCTTAGGTATAATGCTTCAAGGCAAGATCTAATGCTAGTCTATATCTTGACACTTGGTGTGGTGGAGAATTATAGAAACCATGGGATCG CTACTTCGCTTGTTTGCGAGGTAATCAAATATGCTTCAAGCATCACAAATTGTAGAGCAGTGTATTTGCATGTCATTTCCTACAACTTGCCAGCCATACATTTCTATGAGAAGATGTCGTTTGCGTGCGTAAGACGGTTGCAGAAGTTTTATTACATTAATGGCCAGCATTATGATTCATATCTGTTTGTTTACTATGTGAATGGTGGCCATTCTCTCTGCTCTCCATT AAACATTGTGGCAGCAGTGGCAGCTTACTTGAGAGACCTTTTTAAAGTGCTGGCTTCCAAGCTGTGGAGGAAACAAGAGAAGCATATTCCCAGATATCTCAAGTGTAAAGAAACAagtagccttctggttgctcaaaACAGAAGGATCCTTGGCGCCGATAATTCTGCGTGTCAGAGTGTATAG
- the LOC135635967 gene encoding ABC transporter B family member 2-like, with translation MNSVVGPESSHEDGASKEVHKVPFLKLFAFADTWDYVLMALGSIGACAHGASVPVFFIFFGKLINIIGVAFLFPTTVSHRVAKYSLDFVYLGIAILFSSWTEVACWMHTGERQAAKMRLAYLRSMLDQDIAVFDTEASTGEVIAAITSDIIVVQDAISEKVGNFMHYISRFIAGFAIGFARVWQISLVTLSIVPLIAIAGGIYAYVATGLIARVRKSYVKAGEIAEEVIGNVRTVQAFVGEEKAVRSYRSALMNTYEYGKKGGLAKGLGLGSMHCVLFLSWALLVWFTSIVVHKKIANGGESFTTMLNVVIAGLSLGQAAPNISTFLRARTAAYSIFEMIERNTVSRTSAKTGRKLAGVDGHIKFVNIRFSYPSRPDVLIFNGLNLDIPSGKIVALVGGSGSGKSTVISLIERFYEPQRGHILLDGHDIKDLDLKWLRQQIGLVNQEPALFATSIRENILYGKDDATIDEIAQSAKLSEAINFIKHLPDRYETQVGERGVQLSGGQKQRIAISRAILKNPSILLLDEATSALDAESEKSVQEALDRVMIGRTTVVVAHRLSTIRNADIIAVVQGGRIVETGTHDQLMSHPTSAYASLVKLQETAHHQRPSPAEGPSIGRPLSIKYSRELSAKNTSLGASFRSDKDSGSRYAPEATDVAKAKPVSLKKLYSMVRPDWIFGVIGTLGAFVAGAQMPLFALGVTQALVSYYMVWETTQREVKKIALLFCGGAVLTVFFHVIEHLNFGIMGERLTLRVRERMFGVILRNEIGWFDDMSNTSAMLTSRLETDATLLRTIVVDRSTILLQNIGMIVTSLIIAFILNWRITLVVLATYPLMVSGHISEKLFMRGYGGNLSKTYLKANMLAAEAVSNIRTVAAFCSEQKVIDLYVEELREPSRRSFRRGQTAGIFYGVSQCFLFSSYGLALWYGSVLMGKGLASFKSVMKSFMVLIVTALAMGETLALAPDIIKGNQMAASVFEVLDRRTEVPPEVGEDVGRVEGAIEMRGVEFCYPSRPDVLIFRGFDLRVTAGKSMALVGMSGSGKSTVLSLILRFYDATAGKVMIDGKDIRRLRLKELRKHIGMVQQEPVLFATTIYDNIVYGKDGATEAEVVEAAKLANAHSFISALPEGYSTKAGERGIQLSGGQKQRIAIARAIIKNPAILLLDEATSALDVESERVVQHALERVMRNRTTVMVAHRLSTIHNADVISVLQDGRIVEQGSHSTLVENRNGAYFKLISLQQKH, from the exons ATGAACTCGGTGGTAGGCCCTGAGAGCAGCCATGAAGACGGGGCGAGCAAGGAGGTGCACAAGGTCCCCTTCCTCAAGCTCTTCGCCTTCGCCGACACATGGGACTACGTCCTCATGGCCCTCGGCTCCATCGGCGCCTGCGCGCACGGCGCGTCCGTGCccgtcttcttcatcttcttcggcaagctcatcAACATCATCGGGGTCGCCTTCCTCTTCCCCACCACGGTCTCACACCGGGTCGCCAAG TACTCGCTGGATTTCGTTTATCTGGGCATTGCCATATTGTTCTCCTCGTGGACCG AGGTGGCTTGTTGGATGCACACAGGAGAGAGACAGGCGGCGAAGATGAGGCTGGCTTACCTGCGTTCCATGTTAGATCAGGACATAGCGGTGTTTGATACGGAGGCTTCCACCGGAGAGGTGATTGCAGCCATTACAAGCGATATTATTGTGGTGCAGGATGCCATCTCCGAGAAG GTGGGAAACTTCATGCACTACATCAGCAGATTCATCGCAGGATTTGCCATCGGCTTCGCTCGCGTCTGGCAGATCAGTCTGGTCACACTGTCCATCGTCCCGTTGATCGCCATTGCTGGTGGAATCTACGCCTACGTCGCCACTGGCCTAATTGCTCGAGTTCGGAAATCCTACGTCAAGGCCGGAGAAATAGCTGAGGAG GTGATCGGCAATGTGCGCACCGTGCAAGCGTTTGTGGGGGAGGAGAAGGCGGTGAGGTCGTACAGAAGTGCGTTGATGAATACGTACGAGTATGGGAAGAAGGGTGGGTTAGCCAAGGGACTCGGCCTTGGTTCCATGCACTGCGTTCTCTTCCTCTCCTGGGCTCTCCTCGTCTGGTTCACCAGCATCGTCGTCCACAAGAAAATAGCAAACGGAGGAGAATCCTTCACCACCATGCTCAACGTCGTCATCGCTGGGCT GTCATTAGGCCAGGCAGCACCAAACATCTCCACGTTTCTGAGAGCAAGGACTGCCGCGTACTCCATCTTTGAGATGATCGAGAGAAACACGGTTAGCAGAACGAGTGCCAAGACGGGGCGGAAACTGGCCGGCGTGGACGGGCACATCAAGTTTGTCAATATTCGCTTCAGCTATCCATCACGTCCCGACGTCCTCATCTTTAATGGGCTGAATCTAGACATCCCGTCGGGAAAGATCGTTGCACTTGTTGGTGGAAGTGGGTCGGGGAAGAGCACGGTTATCTCGTTGATCGAGCGGTTCTACGAGCCCCAACGAGGCCATATCCTGTTGGATGGGCATGACATCAAGGATCTGGATCTCAAGTGGCTCCGGCAGCAAATCGGGTTGGTGAATCAGGAGCCTGCCCTCTTCGCAACAAGCATCCGAGAAAACATACTTTACGGGAAGGATGATGCCACCATCGACGAAATAGCGCAGTCTGCAAAGCTTTCTGAGGCCATTAATTTCATCAAACACCTGCCTGACCGATACGAGACGCAG GTGGGTGAGCGAGGAGTTCAACTATCAGGCGGGCAGAAGCAGCGCATCGCAATCTCAAGAGCCATCCTGAAGAACCCTTCGATCCTCCTCCTCGACGAGGCCACAAGTGCCCTCGACGCTGAGTCCGAGAAGAGCGTGCAAGAGGCGCTCGACAGGGTTATGATAGGCCGTACCACGGTGGTGGTGGCGCATCGATTGTCCACCATCAGGAATGCGGACATCATTGCGGTCGTGCAGGGCGGAAGGATCGTCGAGACGggaactcacgaccagctcatgTCTCATCCCACCAGTGCCTACGCTTCACTTGTGAAGCTCCAGGAGACTGCTCACCATCAGCGGCCATCGCCGGCGGAGGGCCCGAGCATCGGGCGACCGCTAAG CATCAAATACTCCAGAGAGctgtccgcaaaaaacacaagctTGGGGGCGAGCTTCAGGTCTGATAAGGACTCCGGCAGTCGTTATGCCCCTGAAGCAACCGATGTGGCAAAAGCGAAGCCTGTGTCTCTCAAGAAGTTGTATTCCATGGTCAGGCCTGATTGGATCTTTGGAGTCATTGGCACGTTAGGTGCCTTCGTTGCAGGTGCCCAGATGCCGCTCTTTGCGCTCGGAGTTACCCAGGCGCTTGTTTCCTATTACATGGTTTGGGAAACCACCCAGAGGGAGGTGAAGAAGATCGCACTGTTGTTCTGCGGTGGGGCCGTTCTCACTGTGTTCTTCCACGTCATCGAACACCTCAACTTTGGCATCATGGGCGAAAGGCTAACTCTTCGGGTGAGGGAAAGGATGTTTGGAG TGATCTTAAGGAACGAGATCGGTTGGTTCGACGACATGAGCAACACCAGCGCGATGTTGACGTCGCGCCTTGAGACGGATGCCACTCTGCTGCGGACCATCGTGGTGGATCGTTCCACAATCCTCCTGCAGAACATCGGAATGATCGTAACCTCCTTGATCATTGCCTTCATCTTGAATTGGCGAATAACTCTGGTGGTTCTGGCCACATACCCTTTGATGGTCAGTGGGCATATCAGTGAG AAGCTGTTCATGAGGGGGTATGGAGGAAACCTGAGCAAGACGTACCTGAAAGCAAACATGCTAGCTGCTGAGGCTGTGAGCAACATCCGAACGGTGGCCGCCTTCTGCTCGGAACAAAAAGTAATCGATCTCTACGTCGAGGAGCTCAGGGAACCGTCCAGGCGATCTTTCCGACGCGGGCAGACTGCGGGCATCTTCTACGGCGTCTCCCAGTGCTTCCTCTTCTCTTCGTACGGGCTTGCTTTGTG GTATGGCTCAGTCCTGATGGGCAAAGGGCTTGCCAGCTTCAAGTCGGTGATGAAATCATTCATGGTCCTCATAGTGACGGCGTTAGCCATGGGAGAAACGTTGGCTCTGGCTCCGGACATCATCAAAGGAAATCAAATGGCAGCATCGGTCTTCGAGGTGCTTGATAGAAGGACGGAGGTGCCGCCCGAGGTCGGGGAGGACGTTGGAAGGGTCGAGGGCGCTATCGAGATGAGAGGAGTAGAATTCTGTTATCCTTCAAGGCCGGATGTCTTAATCTTCAGAGGGTTCGATCTGAGAGTGACGGCTGGGAAGAGCATGGCGTTGGTGGGAATGAGCGGATCAGGCAAGAGCACGGTGTTGTCTCTGATACTACGATTTTATGATGCGACTGCTGGAAAAGTGATGATCGACG GCAAAGATATAAGGAGACTGAGACTGAAGGAGCTCCGCAAGCACATCGGCATGGTTCAGCAAGAGCCCGTGCTCTTCGCCACAACCATCTACGACAACATCGTCTACGGCAAGGATGGTGCCACAGAAGCAGAGGTTGTGGAGGCTGCAAAGCTCGCGAACGCCCACTCCTTCATCAGTGCTCTCCCGGAGGGCTACTCGACCAAGGCAGGGGAGCGAGGGATCCAACTGTCGGGAGGCCAGAAGCAGCGGATCGCCATCGCCCGAGCCATCATAAAGAATCCTGCCATCTTGCTGCTCGATGAGGCCACCAGCGCGCTGGACGTGGAGTCGGAGCGCGTGGTCCAGCACGCGCTGGAGCGGGTCATGAGGAACCGCACCACCGTCATGGTGGCGCACAGGCTCTCCACCATTCACAACGCTGATGTCATCTCGGTGTTGCAGGACGGGAGAATCGTGGAACAGGGGAGCCACTCCACTCTGGTTGAGAACAGGAATGGTGCCTATTTCAAGTTGATCAGCTTGCAGCAAAAGCACTAG
- the LOC103981823 gene encoding inositol-tetrakisphosphate 1-kinase 5-like, translating to MAEAATPRRFVVGYALAPKKQRSFIQPSLVGLARERGIDLVPIDTSRRLADQGPFDCVLHKLHGEDWKAQLEDFASRNPDVPIVDPPLAIRRLHNRISMLQVVCELDIPQERETFGIPRQVVIYDSAALTNSGDVGVLRFPVIAKPLIADGSAKSHKMSLVFCRDSLRKLKPPLVLQEFVNHGGVIFKVFVVGDYVQCVKRKSLPDVSQEELECSEGSFTFSQVSNMTTQDPVGVDYYMNLDKAEMPPLSFVTEIARGLRRLMGLHLFNFDMIRDLKAGGNHYLVIDINYIPGYAKMPFYEKILTDFLWNIIHENNEHDDVDSAVNSHYKESKLLIDSH from the coding sequence ATGGCGGAAGCCGCAACCCCTCGTAGATTCGTGGTAGGATATGCGCTCGCCCCCAAGAAGCAGCGGAGCTTCATCCAGCCCTCGCTCGTCGGTCTCGCACGCGAGCGCGGCATCGATCTCGTTCCCATCGATACCTCACGGCGCCTTGCTGATCAGGGTCCCTTCGATTGCGTGCTCCACAAGCTCCATGGGGAGGACTGGAAGGCCCAGCTCGAGGATTTTGCTTCCAGGAACCCAGACGTTCCAATTGTCGACCCGCCCCTTGCCATCCGGCGCCTCCACAACCGCATCTCCATGCTCCAGGTCGTGTGTGAGCTCGATATCCCCCAGGAGAGGGAGACATTTGGAATTCCTAGGCAGGTGGTGATCTATGATTCCGCGGCCCTCACAAACTCCGGGGACGTCGGGGTCCTCCGCTTCCCGGTCATCGCCAAGCCCCTGATAGCTGATGGTAGCGCCAAGTCCCATAAGATGTCCCTTGTTTTCTGCCGGGATAGCCTCCGAAAGCTCAAGCCGCCACTTGTGCTGCAGGAGTTTGTGAATCATGGCGGGGTCATCTTCAAGGTGTTTGTGGTGGGGGATTACGTGCAGTGCGTGAAGAGGAAATCCCTTCCGGATGTCTCCCAAGAGGAATTGGAGTGCTCTGAGGGGTCTTTCACCTTCTCGCAGGTTTCCAATATGACGACGCAGGATCCAGTGGGGGTTGACTATTACATGAATTTGGATAAGGCGGAGATGCCTCCATTGAGCTTTGTCACGGAGATAGCAAGAGGTTTGAGGCGGCTCATGGGATTGCACCTTTTCAATTTTGACatgataagggatttgaaagcaggaGGAAATCATTACCTTGTGATTGACATTAACTACATTCCTGGGTATGCAAAAATGCCATTCTATGAGAAAATTTTAACTGACTTCCTCTGGAACATCATTCATGAGAACAATGAGCATGATGATGTGGACTCGGCTGTTAACAGTCACTATAAAGAGAGCAAGCTCTTGATTGATAGTCATTGA